From the genome of Hyperolius riggenbachi isolate aHypRig1 chromosome 9, aHypRig1.pri, whole genome shotgun sequence, one region includes:
- the LOC137532982 gene encoding son of sevenless homolog 2-like isoform X3 gives MASPASLAYSSAEYHLKEKFIMWKVQVVDREDTPEYKHAFELVSKDKNSIIFAAKTAEEKNNWIAALISLQYHSTLDRMLDSVLIQEENEQPLRLPSPDVYCFVEEDSEENMVFKENVQSRGGIPIIKGGTVVKLIESLTYHMYAESNRETKSGRKLKGEGTTTF, from the exons ATGGCCAGTCCCGCATCCCTGGCTTACAGCTCAGCTGAATACCACCTGAAGGAGAAGTTCATCATGTGGAAGGTGCAGGTCGTCGACCGGGAAGACACGCCGGAGTACAAACATGCTTTCGAGCTGGTCTCCAAAGATAAGAACTCTATTATTTTTGCTGCCAAGACAGccgaggaaaaaaacaattggaTAGCAGCTCTGATCTCGCTGCAGTACCACAGCACATTGGACCGTATGTTGGACTCTGTTCTAATTCAGGAAGAGAATGAGCAGCCATTGCGTCTGCCTAGTCCAGATGTCTACTGCTTTGTGGAGGAGGACTCGGAGGAGAACATGGTTTTCAAAGAAAATGTGCAGAGCAGAGGTGGAATCCCCATTATAAAGGGAGGGACTGTGGTCAAACTTATCGAAAGTCTGACCTATCACATGTATGCAG AGAGTAACAGAGAGACAAAAAGCGGAAGAAAGTTGAAAGGAGAAGGAACAACCACGTTTTAA